From Aythya fuligula isolate bAytFul2 chromosome 20, bAytFul2.pri, whole genome shotgun sequence, a single genomic window includes:
- the BHLHA9 gene encoding class A basic helix-loop-helix protein 9 yields MSQAAVGSSAARQGSPDGLEGELERGAAPQVCHGQDLWDPKGREAATHPGEAEEMKVRKRSRPVRSKARRMAANVRERKRILDYNQAFNALRLALKHDLSGKRLSKIATLRRAISRITALSLSLHGAARCWPCAHSECRGQGARDGHPRLLGAAGYGGYSPENQLQHHESPKEDRLAASPAFYPIGSHQLRLRSSCQQKHAGSQRVPPAAPLPWQLGGLQSSGYQRLPIH; encoded by the coding sequence ATGTCCCAAGCAGCCGTGGGGAGCAGCGCGGCACGACAGGGATCCCCCGATGGCTTGGAAGGGGAGCTGGAAAGGGGGGCTGCACCCCAGGTGTGCCACGGGCAGGACCTGTGGGACCCCAAGGGGAGGGAAGCAGCCACCCACCCGGGGGAGGCTGAAGAGATgaaggtgaggaagaggagcaggccAGTGCGCTCCAAAGCCAGGAGGATGGCTGCCAACGTCCGAGAGCGCAAGAGGATCCTGGACTACAACCAAGCCTTCAACGCCCTGCGGCTGGCCCTCAAGCACGACCTGAGCGGCAAGAGGCTCTCCAAAATCGCCACCCTCCGGCGAGCCATCAGCCGGATCACGgctctgtccctgtccctgcacgGTGCCGCGCGCTGCTGGCCCTGCGCCCACTCCGAGTGCCGCGGGCAGGGCGCAAGGGACGGCCACCCCCGGCTCCTCGGTGCTGCAGGCTATGGGGGATATTCCCCTGAGaaccagctccagcaccacgAGAGCCCAAAGGAGGATCGCCTGGCAGCCAGCCCTGCGTTTTATCCCATCGGGAGCCACCAGCTCAGGCTCCggagcagctgccagcagaaacACGCGGGCAGCCAGCGAGTCCCCCCGGCGGCACCGCTCCCCTGGCAGCTGGGAGGGCTCCAGAGCTCAGGCTACCAGCGCCTCCCCATCCACTGA